The Arachis hypogaea cultivar Tifrunner chromosome 16, arahy.Tifrunner.gnm2.J5K5, whole genome shotgun sequence genome contains a region encoding:
- the LOC140180007 gene encoding uncharacterized protein, whose protein sequence is MFVTWDFRIIGLLMEGDKERERSRTSAERMLVTSEGGRSEGVATCKDIPTIKSESVLRVAGLVEILDENERPNLHGAIQNYMVHRLCGPYNKNSPCMKNGSCSKFYPKEFRQRTLIDEAGFSKYRRTYNGRTVKKRECVLDNKFIVLYNLELLLKFGCHINVEYTFQTSSIKYLFKYVHKGNDRVTATLYNAGDPSEATQVVDEIRNYYDCRYISACEAVWRLFGYEIQEKEPFVIRLPFHLVNEQPVVYGETSNVNDIVERAISHKSMFLGWMAANMSYPYA, encoded by the exons ATGTTCGTTACCTGGGATTTTCGGATTATCGGATTGTTGATGGAAGGTGACAAGGAGAGAGAGAGGTCCCGAACGAGCGCGGAGCGAATGCTGGTAACGTCGGAGGGCGGACGGAGCGAGGgggtggccacctgcaaggacattCCGACGATCAAGTCAGAGTCCGTACTGAGGGTGGCAGGGTTAG TTGagattcttgatgaaaatgaaagGCCAAATCTACATGGAGCTATTCAAAATTACATGGTACATCGTCTATGTGGTCCGTACAACAAGAATTCACCTTGCATGAAGAATGGATCATGTTCAAAGTTCTATCCTAAAGAGTTTAGACAGCGAACACTCATTGATGAGGCCGGATTTTCCAAATATAGGCGTACTTATAACGGTCGAACAGTGAAGAAAAGGGAATGTGTACTAGACAATAAGTTCATTGTTTTGTATAATCTAGAATTGTTGCTCAAGTTCGGGTGCCACATAAATGTGGAATACACATTCCAAACAAGTTCTATTAAGTATCTGTTTAAGTATGTACACAAGGGTAATGACCGCGTAACAGCTACTCTATACAATGCTGGTGATCCGTCAGAAGCCACACAAGTTGTTGACGAAATTAGGAATTACTATGATTGTAGGTACATTTCGGCATGTGAGGCAGTCTGGCGTCTATTTGGATAcgaaatccaagagaaagaaccATTTGTAATTAGACTTCCATTCCATTTGGTGAATGAGCAACCTGTGGTTTATGGTGAAACTTCTAATGTTAATGATATCGTCGAAAGAGCAATATCTCATAAGTCCATGTTTTTGGGATGGATGGCGGCGAACATGTCATATCCTTATGCTTGA
- the LOC140180006 gene encoding uncharacterized protein: protein MYRDACFALGLLQDDKEFIDAIKEASSWASGSYVRRLFVILLTSNNISRPEHVWDRCWHELSDDILYRQRAVMNMRELAMSDDEIKQLCLMDIDKILHSYGKTLKDYPPMPLATEVDSSLLTERVIREELNFNRDDLKKNASDILAIATPERRYAFDKIVTAVYCDEGVFFFVYGHGGTGKTFLWNLMSAEICSRGDIVLNVASSSIASLLLPNRRTAHSRFKIPLNITEDSVCNIKPGSPQAMLLLKAKLIIWDEAPMVSRYYYEVPDKCLGDIMRCSPTYSKDLPFGGKVVVLGGDFRQILPVIS from the exons ATGTATAGAGATGCATGCTTCGCCCTTGGACTCTTGCAAGATGACAAAGAATTCATTGATGCAATTAAGGAAGCAAGCTCATGGGCCTCAGGATCATATGTTAGGAGATTATTTGTCATTCTATTAACATCCAACAATATCTCAAGACCAGAACATGTCTGGGATAGATGTTGGCATGAACTCTCAGATGATATTTTGTATCGACAAAGAGCTGTGATGAACATGAGGG AGTTAGCAATGTCAGATGATGAGATTAAGCAGTTGTGTTTAATGGATATAGACAAGATCTTACATTCCTATGGTAAAACCTTGAAAGACTATCCTCCAATGCCTTTAGCAACTGAAGTTGATAGTTCTTTGTTAACCGAAAGGGTTATTAGGGAAGAGCTAAACTTTAACAGGGATGATTTAAAGAAAAATGCCTCAGACATATTAGCCATCGCAACACCTGAGCGGAGATATGCATTCGATAAAATTGTTACAGCTGTATATTGTGATGAAGGGGTTTTTTTCTTTGTGTATGGTCATGGGGGTACTGGAAAAACATTTCTCTGGAACCTTATGTCTGCTGAGATTTGCTCAAGGGGTGATATAGTGTTAAACGTTGCTTCGAGTAGTATTGCATCTTTACTTCTTCCCAATAGAAGAACGGCACACTCAAGGTTCAAAATACCGCTGAATATAACTGAGGATTCTGTATGTAACATCAAACCTGGTTCCCCTCAAGCAATGTTGCTGTTGAAAGCCAAACTTATAATTTGGGATGAGGCTCCAATGGTTAGTAGGTACTACTATGAAGTGCCTGATAAATGCTTGGGTGATATCATGAGGTGTTCTCCAACATATAGCAAAGATTTGCCctttggaggaaaagtggttgTACTAGGTGGAGACTTTAGACAAATTCTTCCTGTCATTTCATGA